One genomic segment of Kiritimatiella glycovorans includes these proteins:
- a CDS encoding PTS sugar transporter subunit IIA: protein MNLKKVLSPELVFTDLEAEDKDGLITEMVDRLVARGLLKDRQSALEAVREREAKMSTGMQNGIAIPHGKTGTVEQLVAAVGVKPEGIDFDSLDGRPARIIIMTLSPADRTGPHIQFIAEVGRLLSREEVREAILSARSREEILRALTG from the coding sequence ATGAACCTGAAAAAAGTGCTGTCGCCCGAGCTGGTCTTTACCGATCTCGAGGCGGAGGATAAGGACGGGCTGATCACCGAAATGGTGGACCGGCTGGTGGCCCGCGGGTTGCTGAAAGACCGTCAGTCGGCGCTGGAGGCGGTGCGCGAACGCGAAGCGAAGATGTCGACCGGCATGCAGAACGGGATCGCCATTCCGCACGGGAAGACGGGCACCGTGGAACAGCTGGTGGCCGCGGTGGGCGTCAAGCCCGAGGGGATCGATTTCGATTCGCTGGACGGCCGTCCGGCGCGCATCATCATCATGACCCTGTCGCCGGCGGACCGCACCGGCCCCCATATCCAGTTTATTGCCGAAGTGGGCCGCCTGCTGAGCCGGGAGGAGGTTCGCGAAGCGATTCTTTCGGCGCGTTCGCGCGAGGAGATTCTTCGGGCCCTGACCGGCTGA
- a CDS encoding HU family DNA-binding protein, whose amino-acid sequence MATPKTKTQIIAQMADDAEITKVQAKAALESMVDMAYKGAKTKDGFTIPGIGKLIKQRRKARTGRNPATGESIKIPAKTVLKFRISKQAKDAIL is encoded by the coding sequence ATGGCTACCCCGAAAACGAAGACGCAGATCATCGCACAGATGGCTGACGACGCCGAGATCACGAAAGTTCAGGCCAAGGCCGCGCTGGAATCCATGGTGGATATGGCCTACAAGGGCGCCAAGACCAAAGACGGATTCACCATCCCCGGCATCGGGAAGCTGATCAAGCAGCGCCGCAAAGCCCGCACCGGCCGCAATCCCGCCACCGGCGAATCGATTAAGATTCCGGCCAAGACCGTGCTGAAGTTCCGGATCTCCAAGCAGGCCAAAGACGCCATTCTCTGA
- a CDS encoding septum formation initiator family protein, with translation MLYRLAWIFVGVLVLGSAGFAFYPKLQQYQRYQEKRAEMERRIEVREDQIRELRNRREHFLNDPEYAERIAHEMGLARPEETLFRFIDEPPVATNETDEN, from the coding sequence ATGCTCTACAGACTGGCCTGGATTTTCGTGGGCGTGCTCGTCCTCGGCTCGGCGGGCTTCGCGTTCTATCCCAAGCTTCAGCAGTACCAGCGCTACCAGGAGAAACGGGCGGAGATGGAGCGCAGGATCGAAGTGCGAGAGGATCAAATTCGCGAGCTGCGGAACCGGCGCGAACACTTTCTGAACGACCCGGAATACGCGGAGCGGATTGCACACGAAATGGGCCTGGCGCGGCCGGAGGAAACGCTGTTCCGGTTTATCGACGAACCTCCCGTCGCGACCAATGAGACCGATGAGAATTGA
- a CDS encoding aspartate-semialdehyde dehydrogenase, with protein MAEYRICVVGAGAVGEQMVRLLRRRGFPAREIVLFARSDRTQEIDGESYEVRTASAEAFEGFDLAFFAGTEGAKGASQTYGWEAVKRGCTVIDNGDDFRMDDRVPLVIPEINPDALDRHQGLIANPNCSTSIALMALGPLHRAYGLRRVVVSTYQAVSGSGAGAVRELEAQVRSWVAGEEMACEAYPHRIAFNVLPKIGSLKNGTPSEELKMSRETHKILGDDSIRISCTCVRVPVFTGHSEAISVECAQEVDPAAARELLEQAPGVRVVDDPGNEVYPMPVDSENREDVLVGRIRTDSALDKGLALFVAGDNLWKGAALNAVQIGEALIGRGMM; from the coding sequence ATGGCTGAGTACAGGATATGCGTCGTGGGTGCCGGAGCCGTGGGCGAGCAGATGGTTCGCCTGCTGCGCCGGCGCGGCTTCCCGGCCCGTGAGATCGTACTGTTCGCCCGCAGCGACCGCACCCAGGAGATCGACGGGGAGTCCTACGAAGTGCGCACGGCTTCCGCGGAGGCCTTCGAGGGATTCGACCTGGCCTTTTTCGCGGGAACGGAGGGCGCGAAGGGCGCATCCCAGACCTACGGCTGGGAAGCGGTCAAACGTGGCTGCACGGTCATCGACAACGGCGACGATTTCCGGATGGACGACCGCGTCCCGCTGGTGATCCCCGAGATCAACCCCGACGCGCTCGACCGCCACCAGGGACTGATCGCCAATCCGAACTGCAGCACCAGCATCGCGTTGATGGCGCTGGGGCCGCTGCACCGGGCCTACGGGCTGCGACGCGTGGTCGTCTCGACGTACCAGGCGGTTTCCGGCAGCGGCGCCGGCGCCGTGCGGGAACTGGAGGCGCAGGTGCGGAGCTGGGTCGCGGGCGAAGAGATGGCCTGCGAGGCCTACCCGCACCGGATCGCCTTCAATGTCCTGCCCAAGATCGGTTCACTCAAAAATGGCACGCCCAGCGAGGAATTGAAGATGAGCCGGGAGACGCACAAGATTCTCGGCGACGACTCGATCCGCATCAGCTGCACGTGCGTCCGCGTTCCGGTGTTTACCGGCCACAGCGAGGCGATCAGCGTCGAGTGCGCACAGGAGGTCGATCCGGCCGCGGCCCGCGAACTGCTCGAGCAGGCCCCGGGCGTGCGGGTGGTCGACGATCCCGGAAATGAGGTTTACCCGATGCCGGTCGATTCGGAGAACCGCGAGGACGTCCTCGTCGGGCGCATCCGTACGGATTCCGCGCTCGACAAAGGCCTGGCGCTATTCGTGGCGGGTGACAACCTCTGGAAGGGTGCCGCCCTCAACGCCGTTCAGATCGGCGAAGCACTGATCGGGCGGGGGATGATGTGA
- the rpsB gene encoding 30S ribosomal protein S2, with product MELTSREVEIRDMLDAGVHFGHQTKRWNPKMKRFIFGAKSGIYLIDLTQSLAQLRVAREFLADVVSQGRKVLFVGTKKQAQDVLRETAESMEQPYVVHRWLGGMLTNHRTVRQSVKRMRELERMEQDGTFDNMASKKEVAGLKREQEKLQRNLWGIKDMDRLPGALVVIDINRESLAVREANRLHIPVVAMVDTNTDPDPVDYPIPGNDDSLRSIRLVVEQLGAAVKEAQDLYSREAIEKARERERREAEETAASKAAEETRMAKENEERRKREEVLARMRRERELAGTQAGDEAGPADAGAVAEETAWEQVGAAETKASAGEEKTEEPEPREQADDAATGKSGEEETGQTQDPGEAPEEEKPE from the coding sequence ATGGAACTGACTTCCAGAGAAGTCGAAATACGGGATATGCTGGACGCCGGAGTGCACTTCGGCCACCAGACCAAGCGGTGGAATCCCAAGATGAAGCGCTTCATCTTCGGCGCGAAGAGCGGGATCTACCTCATCGACCTGACCCAATCGCTCGCCCAGCTCAGGGTGGCCCGCGAATTTCTCGCGGACGTCGTCTCCCAGGGGCGCAAGGTGCTGTTCGTCGGCACCAAGAAGCAGGCGCAGGACGTCCTCAGAGAGACCGCGGAATCCATGGAGCAGCCCTACGTGGTGCACCGCTGGCTGGGCGGCATGCTCACCAACCACCGCACGGTCCGCCAAAGCGTCAAGCGCATGCGCGAGCTGGAGCGGATGGAGCAGGATGGCACGTTCGACAACATGGCCTCCAAGAAGGAAGTGGCGGGGCTGAAGCGCGAACAGGAGAAGCTGCAGCGCAATCTCTGGGGCATCAAGGATATGGACCGTCTGCCCGGCGCGCTGGTCGTGATCGATATCAACCGCGAATCGCTCGCGGTCCGGGAGGCGAACCGGCTGCACATCCCGGTGGTGGCGATGGTGGATACGAACACCGACCCGGATCCGGTCGATTATCCGATTCCGGGCAACGACGATTCGCTGCGGTCGATCCGGCTGGTCGTGGAGCAGCTCGGCGCAGCCGTGAAAGAGGCGCAGGATCTCTACAGCCGGGAGGCGATCGAGAAAGCGCGCGAGCGCGAACGGCGCGAGGCCGAGGAGACCGCGGCCAGCAAGGCGGCCGAAGAGACCCGCATGGCCAAGGAGAACGAGGAGCGCCGGAAGCGCGAGGAAGTACTCGCCCGGATGCGCCGCGAGCGCGAACTGGCCGGAACGCAGGCCGGGGACGAAGCCGGGCCGGCCGACGCCGGCGCCGTCGCGGAGGAAACCGCCTGGGAGCAGGTCGGGGCGGCGGAAACGAAAGCCTCTGCCGGGGAAGAAAAGACGGAGGAACCGGAACCCCGCGAGCAGGCGGACGACGCCGCGACCGGTAAGTCCGGGGAAGAGGAAACCGGTCAGACGCAGGATCCCGGAGAGGCCCCGGAGGAAGAAAAGCCGGAATAA
- the thiD gene encoding bifunctional hydroxymethylpyrimidine kinase/phosphomethylpyrimidine kinase yields MAWTMAGSDSGGGAGIQADLRVMHAFGVHGCTLITALTAQNTLGVLRADPVAPAMLEAQFEALIEDLPPAAFKTGMLCDASTCRTVAGFLDRIPAGARFVCDPVMVAGSGDPLLSDDAIACVKNGIVPRAAILTPNIPEAEVLLGRTVSAESMEEDARALLALGPASVFLKGGHLEGGAVCRDLWTDGAETLWLESPRLESRCTHGTGCVLSSALTALLALGWTPAEAAQRAHGWLAEKLRAARPLGHGNGPVF; encoded by the coding sequence GTGGCATGGACGATGGCGGGGTCGGACTCGGGCGGCGGGGCCGGCATCCAGGCCGACCTCCGCGTGATGCACGCCTTCGGCGTCCACGGGTGCACCCTGATCACCGCCCTCACCGCGCAGAACACGCTCGGCGTCCTCCGCGCCGACCCGGTCGCGCCCGCCATGCTGGAGGCGCAGTTCGAGGCGCTGATCGAGGATCTTCCCCCCGCCGCATTCAAGACGGGCATGCTCTGCGATGCGTCCACCTGCCGCACCGTGGCCGGATTTCTGGACCGGATCCCCGCCGGGGCCCGCTTCGTCTGCGACCCGGTCATGGTTGCGGGTTCCGGCGATCCGCTGTTGAGCGACGACGCGATCGCGTGCGTGAAAAACGGGATCGTCCCCCGCGCCGCGATCCTGACACCGAACATCCCGGAAGCGGAGGTCCTGCTCGGACGGACCGTCAGCGCGGAATCGATGGAGGAGGACGCCCGGGCGCTGCTCGCGCTGGGTCCCGCCTCGGTATTCCTCAAGGGCGGCCATCTGGAGGGGGGCGCGGTCTGCCGCGACCTCTGGACCGACGGCGCGGAAACTCTGTGGCTCGAGAGCCCCCGGCTGGAGAGCCGCTGCACGCACGGGACCGGCTGCGTGCTGTCCTCCGCCCTGACGGCGCTGCTCGCGCTCGGCTGGACGCCGGCGGAGGCCGCGCAACGCGCCCACGGCTGGCTGGCCGAAAAGCTGCGCGCCGCCCGGCCGCTCGGACACGGCAACGGGCCGGTGTTCTAG
- a CDS encoding dihydroorotate dehydrogenase-like protein, translating into MNTTTTYLGMELKNPLVPSAGPFSQNIDGIRRLEDAGAAAVVMFSLFEEQLRHEADALDYLTSAGSESFPEALSYFPEVSDYRVGADEYLDTLREAKEKTDIPIIGSLNGISSEGWIDYSKKMEQAGADAIELNVYYLGADMEQTAEQVEALYEEAVRSVRAAVDVPVAVKLSPYFSSTAHACRKMVNAGADGLVLFNRFYQPDLDIENREVDLSLNLSSPHEMRLPLRWIGLLRGRIGASLGATTGVHTAEDAVKYLMAGADAVMMTSVLLEKGLDHLGVLLGNLTKWMEAHEYESVEQMQGCLSHKATGGDTAFERANYIKILESYKGQYLTTQQ; encoded by the coding sequence ATGAATACGACGACGACCTATCTGGGCATGGAACTGAAGAATCCGCTGGTCCCCTCCGCGGGACCGTTCTCACAGAACATCGACGGCATCCGTCGCCTGGAGGATGCGGGCGCCGCCGCGGTGGTGATGTTTTCGCTGTTCGAGGAGCAGCTCCGCCACGAAGCGGATGCCCTCGACTACCTCACCTCGGCGGGTTCGGAGAGCTTTCCCGAGGCGCTCTCCTATTTCCCCGAGGTTTCCGACTACCGCGTCGGGGCGGACGAATACCTGGACACGCTGCGCGAGGCGAAAGAAAAGACGGACATCCCGATCATCGGCAGCCTGAACGGCATCTCGAGCGAAGGCTGGATCGACTACAGCAAAAAGATGGAGCAGGCCGGAGCCGATGCGATCGAGCTGAACGTCTACTACCTTGGCGCCGACATGGAACAGACCGCCGAACAGGTGGAGGCGCTGTACGAGGAGGCGGTGCGTTCGGTCCGGGCGGCGGTGGATGTCCCGGTCGCGGTCAAGCTGAGCCCGTACTTCAGCTCCACCGCTCACGCCTGCCGCAAGATGGTCAACGCCGGCGCGGACGGGCTCGTGCTCTTCAACCGCTTCTACCAGCCGGATCTCGACATCGAAAACCGCGAAGTCGACCTTTCACTCAATCTCAGTTCCCCGCACGAGATGCGCCTTCCGCTGCGCTGGATCGGCCTGCTTCGCGGCCGCATCGGCGCCTCGCTCGGCGCGACCACCGGCGTGCATACCGCCGAGGATGCCGTGAAGTACCTGATGGCCGGGGCGGATGCGGTGATGATGACCTCCGTGCTGCTCGAAAAGGGGCTGGATCATCTCGGGGTTCTTCTCGGCAACCTCACGAAATGGATGGAAGCCCACGAGTACGAATCCGTGGAACAGATGCAGGGTTGTCTCAGCCACAAGGCGACCGGTGGGGACACCGCGTTTGAACGCGCGAACTACATCAAGATCCTCGAATCCTACAAGGGCCAGTACCTGACGACCCAGCAGTAG
- the nifJ gene encoding pyruvate:ferredoxin (flavodoxin) oxidoreductase, which yields MQQKHTMIIDGNEATARVAHKVSEVCAIYPITPSSPMGEWSDQYSAEGKTNIWGTVPLVCELQSEGGASGSVHGALQTGALTTTFTASQGLLLMLPNMYKIAGELTSAVFHVSARSVACQALSIFGDHSDVMAVRATGFALLASDSVQEAADNALIAQAATLESRIPFVHFFDGFRTSHEINKIELPSDEAIRAMIDDDLVLAHRERGMSPDRPIIRGTAQNPDVFFQARETVNRYYEATPDIVQKAMDRFAEQTGRQYHLFDYFGAPDADRVIVLMGSGASTARATVEHLAAQGEKVGMIQVHLYRPFSMKHFIEALPETAQIVAALDRTKEPGADGEPLYKDLQGAFNEACAEGLRKDAPRIIGGRYGLSSKEFTPAMVKGLFDEMAKDRPKNHFTLGINDDVTHTSIEYDPSFKIEPDHVVRAMFFGLGSDGTVGANKNSIKIIGQETDNYAQGYFVYDSKKAGSKTISHLRFGPEPIRSTYLIRSANFLACHQFVFLDQIDMLQYLEDGGTFLLNSPYGPDEVWDRLPRDVQQQIIDRKLEFYAIDAYKVAREAEMGARINTIMQTCFFAISGVLEREEAIDKIKGAIKKTYGKKGEEIVKKNFKAVDMALDNLHQIEVPDKVTSTREKPSVVPDSAPEFVRRVTAEIMAGRGDDLPVSALPDDGTYPVGTTRWEKRNVSLFVPAWEPDLCIQCGNCSLVCPHSCIRVKTAQESDLKDAPDTLKTAPLKGKDVPEGTQYILQVAVEDCTGCALCVEACPKKSKEEAGKKAINMVEKEPILAAERKNLEYVLDLPDPDRTGLNLGSVRDVQFAQPLFEFSGACAGCGETPYVKLLSQLFGDRAIIANATGCSSIYGGNLPTTPWTTNKSGRGPTWSNSLFEDNAEFGFGFRLTIDKHREYALELVKQLRGELGDELADGILNAKPKTEEEIENQRDRVAAAKERLRKLDRSEARYLLSVIDHLVPRSVWLLGGDGWAYDIGYGGLDHVLASGRNINALVLDSETYSNTGGQMSKATPRAAVAKFAAAGKPSAKKDLGMMAMCYGNVYVARVSMGANARQTLKAFTEAEAYDGPSLIIAYSPCIAQGINLQKGLDQQKLAVSSGYWPLYRFNPELADEGKNPLVLESKEPSTPLEDYAYNEIRYKMLERSKPEHARRLMALAKEDVSKRWELYKRWAGQEQ from the coding sequence ATGCAGCAGAAGCACACGATGATTATCGACGGCAACGAGGCCACCGCGCGGGTGGCGCACAAGGTCAGCGAGGTCTGCGCGATCTATCCCATCACCCCCTCATCGCCGATGGGCGAATGGTCCGACCAGTACTCGGCCGAAGGGAAGACCAATATCTGGGGCACCGTGCCGCTGGTCTGCGAACTGCAGAGCGAGGGCGGCGCGAGCGGATCGGTGCACGGCGCGCTGCAGACCGGCGCGCTGACGACGACTTTCACGGCCTCACAGGGCCTGCTGCTGATGCTCCCCAACATGTACAAGATCGCCGGCGAACTCACCTCCGCCGTCTTCCACGTCTCCGCCCGCTCCGTGGCCTGCCAGGCACTCTCCATCTTCGGCGACCACTCGGACGTGATGGCCGTGCGTGCGACCGGCTTCGCGCTGCTGGCTTCCGACTCCGTACAGGAGGCGGCCGACAACGCGCTGATCGCGCAGGCGGCGACGCTGGAGAGCCGCATCCCGTTCGTGCATTTCTTCGACGGGTTCCGCACCTCGCACGAGATCAACAAAATCGAACTGCCCTCCGACGAGGCCATCCGCGCGATGATCGACGACGACCTCGTCCTCGCCCACCGCGAGCGGGGGATGTCGCCGGACCGCCCGATCATCCGCGGCACCGCCCAGAATCCGGACGTCTTTTTCCAGGCGCGCGAGACGGTGAACCGCTACTACGAGGCCACCCCCGACATCGTCCAGAAGGCGATGGATCGCTTCGCGGAACAGACCGGGCGCCAGTATCATCTGTTCGACTACTTCGGCGCGCCGGACGCCGACCGCGTGATCGTGCTGATGGGCTCGGGCGCCTCGACCGCCCGCGCGACCGTGGAGCATCTCGCGGCGCAGGGCGAAAAGGTCGGCATGATCCAGGTCCACCTCTACCGCCCGTTCTCCATGAAGCACTTCATCGAGGCGCTTCCGGAAACCGCGCAGATCGTGGCCGCACTCGACCGGACGAAAGAGCCGGGCGCCGACGGCGAGCCGCTCTACAAGGACCTGCAGGGCGCGTTCAACGAAGCGTGCGCGGAGGGGCTGCGCAAAGATGCGCCGAGGATCATCGGCGGCCGCTACGGGCTCTCCTCAAAAGAATTCACCCCGGCCATGGTCAAGGGCCTCTTCGACGAAATGGCCAAGGACCGCCCGAAGAACCACTTCACGCTCGGAATCAACGACGACGTCACACACACCAGCATCGAATACGACCCGTCGTTCAAGATCGAGCCGGACCATGTCGTGCGCGCGATGTTCTTCGGCCTCGGATCGGACGGCACGGTCGGCGCGAACAAGAACTCCATCAAGATCATTGGCCAGGAAACCGATAACTACGCGCAGGGATACTTCGTCTACGACTCCAAGAAGGCGGGGTCGAAGACCATTTCGCACCTGCGGTTCGGGCCCGAGCCGATCCGGTCGACGTACCTGATCCGCTCCGCGAACTTCCTCGCCTGCCACCAGTTCGTCTTCCTCGACCAGATCGACATGCTCCAGTACCTCGAGGACGGCGGGACCTTCCTGCTGAACAGCCCGTACGGGCCGGACGAGGTCTGGGACCGCCTGCCGCGCGACGTGCAGCAGCAGATCATCGACCGGAAGCTCGAGTTCTACGCGATCGACGCCTACAAGGTGGCGCGCGAGGCCGAGATGGGCGCGCGCATCAATACGATCATGCAAACCTGCTTCTTCGCGATCTCCGGCGTGCTCGAGCGCGAGGAGGCGATCGACAAGATCAAGGGCGCGATCAAAAAGACCTACGGCAAGAAGGGCGAGGAGATCGTCAAAAAGAACTTCAAGGCCGTGGACATGGCGCTGGACAACCTGCATCAGATCGAAGTGCCGGACAAAGTCACCAGCACCCGCGAGAAGCCGTCGGTCGTACCGGACTCGGCCCCGGAATTCGTGCGCAGGGTCACCGCCGAGATCATGGCGGGGCGCGGCGACGATCTGCCGGTGAGCGCGCTGCCCGACGACGGCACCTACCCCGTCGGAACCACGCGCTGGGAGAAGCGCAATGTCTCGCTGTTCGTCCCCGCCTGGGAGCCGGACCTGTGCATCCAGTGCGGCAACTGCTCGCTGGTCTGCCCGCATTCGTGCATCCGCGTGAAGACGGCGCAGGAATCGGACCTCAAGGATGCGCCGGACACACTCAAAACCGCGCCCCTCAAGGGTAAGGACGTGCCGGAGGGCACGCAGTACATCCTGCAGGTGGCGGTCGAGGACTGCACCGGCTGCGCGCTGTGCGTCGAAGCCTGCCCGAAGAAGAGCAAGGAGGAAGCGGGCAAAAAGGCCATCAACATGGTCGAGAAGGAGCCGATCCTCGCCGCGGAGCGGAAGAACCTCGAGTACGTGCTCGACCTTCCGGATCCCGACCGCACCGGACTCAACCTCGGCTCGGTGCGCGACGTCCAGTTCGCCCAGCCGCTGTTCGAATTCTCCGGCGCGTGCGCCGGGTGCGGCGAAACGCCCTATGTCAAACTGCTCAGCCAGCTCTTCGGCGACCGCGCGATCATCGCCAACGCCACCGGCTGTTCCTCGATCTACGGCGGCAACCTGCCGACGACCCCGTGGACGACGAACAAATCCGGGCGCGGGCCGACGTGGTCGAACTCGCTCTTTGAAGACAATGCGGAGTTCGGGTTCGGCTTCCGGCTGACGATCGACAAGCACCGCGAATACGCCCTGGAGCTGGTGAAACAGCTTCGCGGGGAGCTGGGCGACGAACTGGCCGACGGCATCCTGAACGCGAAGCCGAAGACGGAAGAGGAGATCGAGAATCAGCGCGACCGCGTGGCGGCGGCGAAGGAACGGCTGCGCAAGCTGGACCGTTCCGAAGCGCGTTATCTCCTCTCCGTGATCGACCACCTCGTGCCGCGCAGCGTCTGGCTGCTCGGCGGCGACGGCTGGGCCTACGATATCGGCTACGGCGGGCTCGATCACGTGCTGGCCAGCGGCCGCAATATCAACGCCCTCGTGCTCGATTCGGAGACCTACTCGAACACCGGCGGGCAGATGTCCAAGGCCACCCCGCGCGCCGCCGTGGCCAAGTTCGCCGCGGCGGGCAAACCGTCCGCCAAAAAGGACCTCGGCATGATGGCGATGTGCTACGGCAACGTCTACGTGGCCCGGGTCTCGATGGGTGCGAATGCGCGTCAGACCCTCAAGGCGTTCACGGAGGCCGAGGCCTACGACGGGCCTTCGCTGATCATCGCCTACTCGCCGTGCATCGCGCAGGGGATCAATCTCCAGAAGGGGCTCGATCAGCAGAAACTGGCGGTGAGCAGCGGGTACTGGCCGCTGTACCGGTTCAATCCGGAGCTTGCGGACGAAGGAAAAAATCCGCTGGTGCTGGAGTCGAAGGAACCCTCGACGCCGCTCGAGGACTACGCCTACAACGAAATCCGCTACAAGATGCTCGAGCGCAGCAAACCGGAACACGCGCGCAGGCTGATGGCACTGGCGAAGGAAGACGTCAGCAAGCGCTGGGAACTGTACAAACGCTGGGCCGGCCAGGAGCAGTGA
- the tsf gene encoding translation elongation factor Ts, which translates to MGEITAKDVKVLRDATHVSMMECKKALQEADGDMDRAMTLLRERGMAVAAKKATRTAKDGKVAARVSEDGSRAAMIEVNCETDFVTRNEKFQAFVEELSEKALDAEDDSLAEKVKDDLTARIAEIGENLVVRRNVRFELQGTGLLASYVHLGGKVGVLLEMGCEKPETASADAFRELARDLTLHVAATDPEALSREDVPQEKVDAEREIFKKQVEGKPEHIIEKIVEGKVDKFYSQICLLEQGFVKDDKISVTELMKQKGGEVGDTFSIRRYARYQLGGE; encoded by the coding sequence ATGGGCGAAATTACCGCGAAAGATGTCAAGGTGCTGCGCGACGCCACCCACGTGAGCATGATGGAGTGCAAGAAGGCCCTTCAGGAGGCGGACGGCGATATGGACCGCGCCATGACGCTGCTGCGCGAGCGCGGCATGGCCGTGGCGGCCAAAAAGGCCACGCGCACGGCGAAGGACGGCAAAGTCGCGGCGCGCGTCTCGGAGGACGGCTCCCGCGCGGCGATGATCGAGGTCAACTGCGAAACCGACTTCGTGACCCGCAACGAGAAGTTTCAGGCGTTTGTCGAGGAACTGAGCGAGAAGGCGCTGGACGCCGAGGACGACAGCCTGGCCGAAAAGGTTAAGGACGACCTCACCGCGCGGATCGCGGAAATCGGCGAAAACCTGGTCGTGCGGCGTAACGTGCGCTTCGAGCTTCAGGGCACGGGTCTGCTTGCCAGCTACGTGCATCTGGGCGGAAAGGTGGGCGTGCTCCTCGAAATGGGGTGCGAAAAGCCGGAGACCGCGTCCGCCGACGCGTTCAGGGAACTGGCCCGGGACCTGACCCTTCACGTCGCGGCCACCGATCCGGAAGCCCTCTCGCGCGAGGATGTGCCGCAGGAGAAAGTCGACGCCGAGCGCGAGATCTTTAAGAAACAGGTCGAAGGCAAGCCCGAGCACATCATCGAGAAGATCGTGGAGGGCAAGGTCGATAAGTTCTACTCGCAGATCTGCCTCCTCGAGCAGGGGTTTGTGAAGGACGACAAGATCAGCGTGACGGAACTCATGAAGCAGAAAGGCGGTGAGGTCGGCGACACGTTTTCGATCCGCCGTTACGCACGCTATCAGCTGGGTGGTGAATAA